In a single window of the Bradyrhizobium erythrophlei genome:
- a CDS encoding ABC transporter permease, whose translation MAIETLPESSIPITTPFRPGLGFLTATPIIAAATICLALVILSAILAPWLSPHDPLLLAPAQRLKPASAEFLLGTDGYGRDVLSRILYGGRISLLIGVGAAVFSIGIGLVIGLVSGFFKWIDAIMMRVMDGLMAIPSILLAIAVVSLSGASVSTVLVAITIPEIPRVARLVRAVVLSAREEPYVEAAISVGSSLPKIMWRHLMPNTIAPLIVQGTYVCASAILTEAILSFLGAGISPETPTWGNIMAEGRAYFQVKPSLIFWPGLLLSITILSVNLIGDAARDALDPRMKQREGGK comes from the coding sequence ATGGCGATCGAAACCCTTCCCGAATCGTCGATCCCGATCACCACGCCGTTCCGGCCGGGGCTCGGATTTCTCACGGCGACGCCGATCATCGCCGCCGCCACCATCTGTCTCGCGCTGGTAATCCTGTCCGCGATCCTGGCGCCATGGCTGTCGCCGCACGATCCCTTGCTGCTGGCACCGGCCCAGCGGCTGAAGCCCGCCAGCGCCGAGTTCCTGCTCGGCACCGACGGCTATGGCCGCGACGTGCTGTCGCGCATTCTCTATGGCGGACGGATCTCGCTGCTGATCGGCGTTGGCGCCGCCGTCTTCAGCATCGGCATCGGCCTTGTGATCGGGCTCGTCTCCGGTTTCTTCAAATGGATCGACGCCATCATGATGCGGGTGATGGACGGGCTGATGGCGATCCCGAGCATCCTGCTCGCCATTGCCGTGGTCTCGCTGTCGGGCGCGAGCGTGTCGACGGTGCTGGTCGCGATCACCATCCCGGAAATTCCGCGCGTGGCGCGGCTGGTGCGCGCGGTGGTGCTCTCCGCGCGCGAGGAACCCTATGTCGAGGCCGCGATCTCGGTCGGCTCCAGCCTGCCGAAGATCATGTGGCGGCATTTGATGCCGAACACGATTGCGCCCCTGATCGTGCAAGGCACCTATGTCTGCGCCTCAGCCATTCTCACCGAAGCGATCCTGTCGTTTTTGGGCGCCGGCATCAGCCCGGAGACGCCGACCTGGGGCAACATCATGGCCGAGGGCCGCGCTTATTTTCAGGTCAAGCCGTCGCTGATCTTCTGGCCGGGATTGCTGCTCTCGATCACGATTCTCAGCGTCAACCTGATCGGCGATGCCGCGCGCGATGCGCTCGATCCCCGCATGAAACAGCGGGAGGGCGGGAAGTGA
- a CDS encoding ABC transporter ATP-binding protein, with protein sequence MTNIVLDIDNLVVSLGKNPRNERIIDGVSLQVHEGETLCLVGESGSGKSVTSLTVMGLLQKGSLVPTGGSVKLVGEELLTASDRRLRQLRATTMAMIFQEPMTALNPVVPVGRQIDEVLRVHTDLDARARRKRILAMMEQVRLPEVERIFASYPHRLSGGQRQRIMIAMALVLEPKLLIADEPTTALDVTTQKQILTLIRDLQRDHGTAVLFITHDMGVVAEIADRVAVMRHGQLVETGALDTILRAPAMEYTRNLLSAVPSLVPRAPRPESTEPVVLEANDLGKVYRERSFFGGVREVAAAQDVTLTLRKGRTLGIVGESGSGKSTVARCIVRLIDPTSGGIRLAGREISELSRRLLQPHRKRIQIIFQDPYRSLNPRISVGETIAEGPINYGMPHRDAMAKARELLELVDLPVDAISRYPHQFSGGQRQRIAIARALALDPDVLVADEAVSALDVSVQAQVLELLDEIQTRLGIALLFITHDLRVAAQICDDVAVMQRGRIVEQGPAAQVLTNPQQAYTRQLLDAAPGRGWDFANFGPVEAAGAAAI encoded by the coding sequence ATGACCAATATCGTTCTCGATATCGACAACCTCGTCGTCAGCCTCGGCAAGAACCCGCGCAACGAACGCATCATCGACGGCGTCTCCCTGCAGGTTCACGAAGGCGAGACGCTGTGCCTGGTCGGCGAAAGCGGATCGGGGAAATCCGTGACATCGCTGACGGTGATGGGTCTGTTGCAAAAGGGCTCGCTGGTACCGACCGGCGGCAGCGTCAAACTGGTCGGCGAAGAACTTCTCACCGCCAGCGACCGCCGGCTGCGGCAGTTGCGCGCCACCACCATGGCGATGATTTTTCAGGAGCCGATGACGGCGCTCAATCCGGTGGTGCCGGTCGGGCGCCAGATCGACGAGGTGCTTCGCGTCCATACCGACCTCGACGCCCGCGCCCGGCGCAAGCGTATCCTGGCGATGATGGAGCAGGTCCGGCTGCCGGAAGTCGAACGCATTTTTGCCTCCTATCCGCACCGACTTTCGGGCGGCCAGCGCCAGCGCATCATGATCGCGATGGCGCTGGTGCTGGAGCCGAAACTGCTGATCGCGGACGAGCCGACCACGGCACTCGATGTCACCACGCAAAAGCAGATTTTGACGCTGATCCGCGACCTGCAGAGGGATCACGGCACCGCCGTGCTCTTCATCACCCATGACATGGGCGTGGTCGCGGAGATCGCCGACCGCGTCGCTGTCATGCGCCACGGCCAGCTGGTCGAGACCGGCGCGCTCGACACCATCCTGCGTGCGCCCGCCATGGAGTACACCCGCAACCTGCTCTCGGCGGTGCCGAGCCTGGTGCCGCGGGCGCCGCGACCCGAATCCACCGAACCGGTGGTGCTGGAGGCCAACGACCTCGGCAAGGTCTATCGCGAGCGCTCGTTCTTCGGTGGCGTCCGCGAAGTGGCGGCGGCGCAAGATGTGACGCTGACGCTGCGCAAGGGCCGCACGCTCGGCATTGTCGGCGAAAGCGGCTCCGGTAAATCGACGGTGGCGCGCTGCATCGTGCGGCTGATCGATCCGACCTCCGGCGGCATCCGCCTTGCCGGGCGAGAAATCTCCGAACTGTCGCGCCGGCTGCTGCAACCGCACCGCAAGCGCATCCAGATCATTTTCCAGGACCCCTATCGCTCGCTCAATCCGCGCATATCCGTCGGCGAAACCATCGCTGAAGGCCCGATCAATTACGGCATGCCGCATCGCGACGCGATGGCGAAGGCGCGTGAACTGCTCGAACTGGTCGATCTGCCGGTCGATGCGATCTCGCGCTATCCGCACCAATTCTCCGGCGGCCAGCGCCAGCGTATCGCCATCGCGCGGGCGCTGGCGCTCGATCCCGACGTACTGGTGGCGGATGAGGCGGTCTCGGCGCTCGACGTCTCCGTGCAGGCGCAGGTGCTCGAACTGCTCGACGAAATCCAGACCCGGCTCGGCATCGCGCTGTTGTTCATTACCCACGACCTGCGCGTCGCCGCGCAAATCTGCGACGATGTCGCGGTCATGCAGCGCGGCCGCATCGTCGAACAAGGACCGGCGGCGCAGGTCCTGACAAATCCGCAACAGGCGTATACACGACAACTGCTTGACGCCGCGCCCGGACGGGGGTGGGATTTCGCGAATTTTGGGCCGGTCGAGGCGGCTGGTGCAGCAGCCATATAA